The Ptiloglossa arizonensis isolate GNS036 chromosome 2, iyPtiAriz1_principal, whole genome shotgun sequence sequence AAGCAAAACATTAATGATAATGTGTAATATACAATGACAAAGAATATGTAGTACATAATGTAAGTATGTGCATACATTCACAGCAATGTGTTAAACTGCTACACTATTGATAATAGTATTGATCAAAATATGAACAAACGtaataaatacacatatttttATAAAGTAAGAGACGAGTGAAGTTCAGGTATATCACATTTGCctttttatgtatatattaatGTAGTTagtataattttctataaatactatatatataaatatataaataaaaagtatgtatttatgtatatgcatgtatatatataaatacatatatacaaagtAATAATGAGATATATGTTATAATgttaaaaacaaacgaaacgagaatGCTGTTTATGCAGGCAATTTATAATAGTCAactctttattaatatttacatacaCAATTGTATTTATACTATTGGGTGTAGGCTGTCTTTAGATACTGTACTCAGCGAGTGAAGATCATATTGTTAAAGACTActataaaaagaataatttataataactcTGTTCGTGTACTGTACAAACGAACCACATTTATATGAATCTTTAATTCCATCTGATCACATGTTAAGACCTCTCATGTCATTAAATTTCTATATTGTATAAATAAAGCTGAATAAACCTTTGGGGAAAGTACTGAATGTACTTTGATATGATATTTGCATGATACTTATCCATCCTAGCAtcatttcaaaataatttatttggaaAGGCAATAACATATTGTTGCAAGtaatattaaattacaaaattgtattcGCACAAATATAATACTCTtctgtaataaatataaataattttgtatattttatttaaacaaatggtATACAGTTTTTATGCATTATCAACAAACtatgaattttttggttttgaCAGGACATGTAATTACATAAAAGTGGTTgtaacagtaatataaataaaaatgaaacaaattttttaagatCTATGAATGATTTAAAATTTAACTTgacatttaatatttaatttctttatttccttATGATATACTTACAAATTCGTTTCCATGACACGAGTTACCtaatgaattttatattttgcgtttaagtaaaatgaaaataattacaatcaTGTATTCATTGAAggttataattattagaaatgttCAGTTATGGCCgaatttacattttcattgACATTTACATTTCATTGAGTTGCCATTGGTAAGGGTTCTTTAATTCGAATcagaatacaaaaattattttgaaattaaaattgtttatttatcgttacaGTCTTGTAAATAGAAATAGATCAACGCAGATCATTAGTTTTCGTTTCATAATGGCGTAGCTTggtttgattttattttcaagatGGTGGAAGCTTCcagaacaaaaaataataatctgGGTTGATCTGACTCTGTTGGTAAGACAATAACGacaaataaacaattttaaatttgaaataaattataattatctattattattttttttgctTTACTTTTAATTGAAGTCCCCCCAGTACTAGTCAACCTTATTCTTGTATAGCTTATCTTAACGTCGGTTGAGGCGTACtataattcaatatttctaataattatatcgtGAAAATTAAGAGtaaatgataattatttttttacaagcTAGTTAGGAACATGTTTCCTCCAACATTATGCAGGATCATTGAAATCGGTACAGTCGgcattattgtaaataattattaatttattttatgcaTACCACCAAAAACATTGAATTATAGATcggatttttaaatttttaaaaatgattaaattaccCAATGACAGAATTCCACAAATTATTTGTAAACACCAAAACTTCTATaagtttaaaaatatgaaacaatGTTAATTTCTTAATGAATGTATAAATTGCTTTATCACGAAATAGACTGACGTTATACTTCGTAATGTATGTTGATGATGTTTTGTAATCGGTGGTAATTTTGAACAAGTTTTAAgatggtaaatatttttaataataaaagtattctAATAGATATGAAAAACGTCTTACATTAGCTTAAAAAAATCTCTATTTTAATgtaaacgtttaaaataatgtataatatgtaaTAATCGTGATAGTAATATGTAGGAATACTTGAAAATGACGACAAAATTTGAGTTATTCATTTAACTGTTTTACACGAGTCGTTACTACATTATAACTTAAGTTATTACACTTTTTACACTAATCTAGTTACTTGACAACTTTTACTCGATGTGTATCAGATTTAATAGTAATTATTCTTAATTGTACTTACTGTACATGTTAAATGAATGTGCTCCTTCAGTTTCATACCTAAAGTgcttataattaattttataattagatTAACAACAAAATAAAACCTTGAATATTATTCACTATACTCCACTATGAAATGTTCGCACGACTCGTATAAAACTTGGCACATACATACGAACACAAACAACACACTCACGCACACACACAATGTATTACATGTACAATATGTATTACATAACTCATGCTTTTTACTTTGAAATAAACAATTACCATTTTACTTGTAACAAGGTTAACAGTTTTTTTGCACTCTATTTTACTGATTAAAAATATCTAACATTTTCCGcataaacatttaaaaaatcatGTGACAAATCTGTCATCTAAAAAGAAGGAAGTGGATACGAAGCTTATTATTCTGATGTCAATACAgtatgtgttacgaataataaaaattgcattaTGATTATTcgttgttaaataaatatgtttAATAAAATCTGTAAAATGTTATAACGATATCTTCGAATTTGAAGAATTCTGTGAGTCATATAACTTTTTCGTAATTTAGCAGGAAACAATGTAATTTTCTAaaacataattatattattaaaataatacaatatagcatgacaaaattacacaaatatatttatcttcgaagttattcaattgtatttcttttataaGTGAAATATCATTATTGAATGGTaggtttataatttataattttattcattacAAAATAATGTTATTATATATTTGAAAAGAACATTTGTAAAGTGTTTAACACtaattacaattaaattttgttgatttataGAGTAGCCAGAAATAAGGGGCAATATATTTTTTAGCTGGGGTAATTCAAGTTCCAGAGGTGAGACTACCTTTTAAGTTTCACTGGTTTACGGCCATCTTAAAAATCATGAAAAACCATTTTCACTAGCTTTCtctgaagcaaaaaaattttttgtttaccGCTTGTTTACACCATGATATTTTACGTAAAAGATTATTAACATTTCTTTAGAAAATTTCCCTTTAtctttaacaattttcaaaatgctATTGCAATAGTGAAACTTTAAGGCTGTTTCATCCCTTATATTGAAGTTAGCGCAGCTAAAAAATATACGGTTCCTTATTTTTAGGTGCTTCacaaatctgcaaagtttcattaaaattggcGATGAACATTTTGCAGTATGTGAATATTCCTCATTGGAAAGGCTGATGTAGTTGCTAAGAAACTTATTTATCCATGGCGTCTAACCAGTGGTTGCATTTAATTGAAAGTGCTAAGAAAACTGGAATTATTCAAGATGGTAAggtgattaaaaaattaatcatttgtttattaatatttaaattttatttatgtttcCTATATTCAAATTCTATTTGGTCAATAATCATAAGTGTAATgttataaaatgtatatttttaaccTCTAAAATGTTTGATCAATAAGTAACTGTCattaacaatttttgttttacaattatatttattttagttataagtttgtacttttttcacaattaagttatatatttataaaacatcATTAAGTATGATATTTAACGATATAAttagatttttaatatttctaatagTTTTATATTGAGTTTATTAATTGTTTGGatttgttttctattttatgtGCACATTTAATGTTCTAGAATTGCTTAATATTCTGTATGGTATTTTGAAAgataattgtttaatattctatcatttataataaaataataatataataaacgtAAGGCAAATTCACATATTTCTtaggaacaatatttttatgatTCTATGtttaggaaaaagaaaaattcattttttaatggAAGATGGCAGGGAAATGGTAGAAGAATATCATTTAGAAACTAATGTATTACTACGAAGGGCATGGAAAAGAATGGGTAAATTTGGTCAAAACACAGGTTGGGATATAGAAATTGGAGACCCTGAACCCAGACAAGATAATATTGAAGTCTGTGGAATTCAAGAAAGTACGAGTGCTGTatgtaaaatttgttttatgGATTCTGAAGATAAGTTCATAAATGTACAGTAAGTCATAAAATTATGCAGATTCATAGGTACGTagttatatttatacttattcTGTTAAGTTCTAATGTTATTCTGCTTACACAAAAAGTTGCTGAACAGATTATTTGCATAAGTGAAGGACTTACTGTGTATTTAAGCTTTTGCACTTTAACTTATCTGCACGCAATTGATTTTTGTCCAATGCCATGAGTATTAAAAGAagattttaaaatagaaaatactgtagaagaaaacatggaataatttcaaaatctTACTTATATTTATGATTCATTTACTtctagaaattataaatttttctattttattgtaTGGTATAATAAAATCAGTATGTAGCATTACTTTAAACCTCAATGTGTTTGAATAACACACTTGAAATATAACGTCAAGCTTTATTTGTATCTGATAGGCATATTTGGAATGCAAAAGTTTAAAATTgttaagtatatttaataagaattataaattttatagccATTTATTACCAGAAGGATAACAAAAACTTCACTTGAATGGCGCATAAGAAATTTACCATATCCACAGAATGTATATTCAGTAACTACAGAGGATGATGGAGCAATAACTGTTCGTAcaagtaataaaaaatattttaaaaagataAGAGTTCCAGATTTAGAACGTATTGGGCTAAAACCAGAACAAGACAGAATATCTTTTACACACCAATATAACACATTAATTATTACGGTATGAAAAACATTCTCGTTTTGTTTACTATTTATGGATAAATTATATGTTCATTTATTTTGTAGTATAAAAAACCACCTGCACTTTTGGAATTAGAGAGAAAGGTATTGAATGAGATCTTGATTAGTACTGACTGAGAGCAAGAAAAGATGGTGATATACAGTGTCCAACAAGTTAATAAAAaccttaaattttcaaaatttttttgttttccgtGTTGCCCATAgctatatttacaaaaattgtataaaaaaagaatattcgcATTAAAAGTGAAAGGTTAGAAAATTTAAAAGGATTTTGGCGGCATTATCATCGTACGGAAATCGTGTTGCGAATGCATTTGtcgtgaatatttaaaaatgaaaaaaaagagtaTTTGAACAAATTCTGTGTATATTGTGACTTAAACACGATTGATGTAaacatttcgttaattttagttCGTATTTTATGCAAAATACACATGAAATGATCGATAATAAACATAGTAAGAGACCAATTGAAGTCGCTAATATATAAAGTCGTTGCGCGCGAAAATCGAGAGATCGATTGATCGTTCTGCGTCGCGCTAATATCGACTGCATCCACTACTGCGTATGTGTGCTGTGTTAGTGGTAATACATTTTGGCGTTATGCTTTTGAGTCCGTATAAAATACCTGAACAAACGAGGAATATGCCGAAGTCTATACCTGAGAAgtaagtaataattatttttcattttatataatagCAATTAGTTTGTTCAAGTATTTTAAGTTACTTGTTTATTGGTCATAATCTGAGGTCACATTGTAAAGAGGTTATGTTATGTCGACATTTCTCACTGCTTTTAGTATTTCTTTGCTAGTCTAAGGTTGTAGAAGGTATTTGTTTAATTATACATTAAGAAACTATCGTAGAAATTAACATTTATGTACCGTACAACGctgattaataataaatatttaatgtttTTGAATGTATTCTTGACGCGGGTTTGCATGGCGACTAACTTATCGGTTGAGAAATACATATATACTTTTCAATGTGAAGTCTTTAATAGAGAGTGCTGTtttatttgaatgaaatttaattgtacTATTTCAAATACGAATACAATAGTTCCACACGTAACTACGAATCCTTATCAGTGTTTTGAAGCAAAGTATTTCGTAAAAGATATTGTTACTGTCGATTGTTAAATTTGTTTGTCTCATTTGTCGAATTAATTCCAACAACGAATTGTAGTAAATTGTCGTTATAGTtatattccatttttttttttgttttttttttatcgtcacCTGTTGCGTTTACCGATTCACTCACATAACACATACGCAGGTATATACGTGTATGTTTGTATTTCATATCACTTTTACTATTTCCTTTTTCATCGTCGACATTACAGTTCTTTTATACTGTAGGTGGCTGGAATACAAACCTTTCGGCAAGGTTATAAATGGTACAAAAATTCTGCCGTTCAAAGTACCATTGAAGGAGGTGAgtactatttataaataaataaataattcaattttaaagtCAGAACGAAGACACCACTTACGTGGTATATGCTGACAATTTATCAAATTGAAATTTGTGAAAAAATGCATTAAGGTTGCTGCGATTTCTAAATTCGGATATCTTCGGATACCTgtttaaacgaaatttttaataattcgatttattttcgtaatatatttttgtttaaaattaatagtATTATAACAAACCGTAAATAATTAcactaaaaataaaatgattaaaactGTAATACTTCATCGACGGGATTATAGCACTGGGTAATTATGTATATCTCTAATACGCGACTTATGAATACATTAATTTTGATACGCTAATAATGTGCTGTAAATGTTTTGTACAGATTAGTCACGGTCTTCGTTTTCTATCTGAAATAATCTAGTCATGttcaattaatttctataaaatattcactctaatttataatttagaaaTCCTGCTTACGTATCGAACTCTTAGCAGCAACTCAGGTCGCGTGTCGTGTTTTACACGCAAGAACGATTTGACGCACTTTGGTATTATCCGTAACAGGTGACAATATTCGATTTGATATCGTACGGGCGTCATCCGTCGATATGGTATAcggattatatttattaaagttataCTTTTCAGATTTAGACTCTTTGTAGTCAAAATAcatgataattatttaaattgcatTAACTCATTTCgtattttatgtaaatattttgatCTTAATTTTGGGTCCTCCTTggtatgaaataattattataagggTAAACTTagaattataaaaagaaaattgtagggAATTTTGTAAGTACAAGAAGAGAAGAactaataaaaaagaatttttaaaaataatgtatacattaaattgtcatCACTTGattagattaattttttttgaaatgacactttctttagaaaattgaaaatattaggcaGAAAGTGTGACAAGGTATTTGAAAAGAACATTATTCAATATGATTTAAATTGAAtgtacatttttaataatttttggcTCCGAAACTCGTAATTTATAGGTACTATGTGTACAGGGTCTAATCTGTACTCGTTTATGCTATGTTTTTCATGTATTCCTTTTTTAACATAGTATATATTATCGTATATATTTATGATGAGACACTAGTTCTTGATTTATGAAACCATTAAATAACATTGTATCCGTTACTTgttgaatgaaaattagaattagAACTCAATTTTCTTATCGATGCCGTTCGTTCTAATAAAGTGTTCATTAAATGGATTTCACTGTAGAgactaaaaataaagaaaggaaCAGACTTTATTATATTCACTCGATATTGGGGCAGAGATTGTCGTAAGAGAAGATTATTTATTTGTCATTAAAGACATAAGAATTATTCTCTCCATGCCATAGTCTCAATTTTTGTCACCGTTGTAAGACAAAAGACGGGAAGGAAGTTTGATGGAAATTCGTTgagaacgatcaaaattattataaaccaGGACGATATATTACTATCGATGAACAATTATTTCCAACAAAAGCAAGGTGTATATTCACTCAGTACACGTCCAATAAACCGGAAAAAATTTGATATcagattctattgggttgtttggaaagtcatttcgtttttttttgatgaaaatgaaacacaatttttttagagtgtatacacattttattaaattgtatattctccattttggaaaacgaaatttataTACGAAACAATATATACACTTGAATAGTGTTTTCGCTAGATTTCTTATTTGTACGTGATATTATTCACGGAAAATGTATCGGTctcgagaaacaattttctctCGTACTCTCGTACGCgacaaataaaattgaacatataaagtattataCGCGTATGAAATCTGTGATTCGTAGATAAAGTTTTTTAACTGCATGCATAAAAGATAGCCTTGAAACGACAATTGACGTTCCTGATCGAACTTTCGTACAAAGTGGACAttagaaaaatgttccatttactCTTTTTAACGGCAAGTATCTGCATCGAAAGCACCAATAGCTCTAAATGTTAGGGCtctacaaataattttttaaaacagtCTTCGTAAACTTTCGTTTCCTTAATTTGTTTAATATTGCACTTATAGCTAGGTATATTATAAGAAAACGTAGTTACTGTTACCATTTGAAGAGCGACAAGCACTTTTAGATAAACTGGTCtttactttatatatatatatatatataatttaaattgaaataaagtgtattcattgtacaaattattgggttgttcggaaagtgatttcgttttccaagatatggagaatatataatttaataaaatgtttacacactttaaaaaaatcgttttctattttttctaaaaaaacaaacgaaatgactttcgacGAACAATCTAATGAATCTGCTTCGCCCATAAAAGGGCGTATACAGggcgattgaaaagaaaaaggcgTAAAGTTAACTTTTCAACAGTTACTTTCTAGACGCGAGCACGACATAGATAAATCGAAAACACAATATAACACAAAATGTGAGATGTGCATTCAACAAAGAAAAGTTTTGTATCATCGATGAGATACGTTATCACTGTTGTTATTAGCGATCTAGCTTTGATAACCTTGAACTGATCTAGTTTCGATCGATTGCATTAGAACCTACACCGATGCGCCGTTTTTTGTTCCTTTCGATGATCACCAGAAGCCCTTGAAGTCTTGGACTTAATTTTTCGTGTGTCACTGTACACACAATATTACAATACAACGATTTTTACATTTCAATCCGTCGCTAGTTAGAAGTTTCTCGTCGACGCTTAGAATCGTTCAAATATTTGCGTTTGGTGTCGTCATCTTCGTAAAACCGTCACGGGGATCCGATTGAAACGCTCCGATAACgataaaagatataaaatataaaaatgttacccTTTTGGTTCGGTGACTCGCTCGTAACTCGAGACatcgtcggtcggtcggtcggtcgcgtgTCAGAAACAACGCTTAGATTGGCTCGGTGCGAACAGTTCCAGAAAGCGGTGGGGATAGGCTCTGCGTCGACTCAAGGAACACTACTGTATTTGTTTTCGTATCGTTATGCAGAAAGGTGTCGCGTCGAAGcgtacgtattacgtagaaataGATCGGAAGTGAACATTTTCACGTAAACGAAAAGACCGatttatcgatcgacgaatcgaacgtttctcgaaatctGAA is a genomic window containing:
- the LOC143143251 gene encoding protein DPCD isoform X1 produces the protein MASNQWLHLIESAKKTGIIQDGKRKIHFLMEDGREMVEEYHLETNVLLRRAWKRMGKFGQNTGWDIEIGDPEPRQDNIEVCGIQESTSAPFITRRITKTSLEWRIRNLPYPQNVYSVTTEDDGAITVRTSNKKYFKKIRVPDLERIGLKPEQDRISFTHQYNTLIITYKKPPALLELERKVLNEILISTD
- the LOC143143251 gene encoding protein DPCD isoform X2 is translated as MEDGREMVEEYHLETNVLLRRAWKRMGKFGQNTGWDIEIGDPEPRQDNIEVCGIQESTSAPFITRRITKTSLEWRIRNLPYPQNVYSVTTEDDGAITVRTSNKKYFKKIRVPDLERIGLKPEQDRISFTHQYNTLIITYKKPPALLELERKVLNEILISTD